In a genomic window of Agrobacterium tumefaciens:
- a CDS encoding VOC family protein has product MFTHIMIGSNDLERSRNFYDATFAALGGRPGEMDARGRLIYVHEGGRLMITKPIDGKAATVANGGTIGIAALSREHVLAWHDAGVMHGGTSIESPPNERPNGAFVAYLRDPDGHKLSVRSQPAK; this is encoded by the coding sequence ATGTTCACGCACATCATGATCGGAAGTAATGATCTGGAGCGGTCAAGAAACTTCTACGACGCCACGTTCGCTGCATTGGGCGGCAGGCCCGGCGAGATGGATGCGAGAGGCAGACTGATTTACGTCCACGAAGGCGGACGACTGATGATCACGAAACCGATCGACGGCAAGGCGGCGACCGTTGCCAATGGCGGGACAATCGGAATCGCCGCCCTGAGCCGCGAGCATGTTCTGGCGTGGCACGACGCCGGTGTTATGCACGGCGGCACATCGATCGAGAGCCCGCCGAATGAGCGACCGAACGGGGCCTTCGTCGCTTATCTTCGTGATCCGGACGGACATAAACTGAGCGTACGGTCTCAGCCGGCAAAGTAA
- a CDS encoding aldo/keto reductase: MEYRSLGRSGLKVSVLSFGAGTFGGAGPLFSAWGTTDVSEARRLIDICVEAGVNLFDTADVYSNGASEEVLGAALEGRRETVLISTKTSLPMGEGPNDAGSSRFRLIRSVEDALRRLRTDYIDILQLHAYDARTPVEEVLSTLDTLVRAGKVRYVGISNFSGWEIMKSLAVADAYGWPRYITNQVYYSLLGRDYEWDLMPLGMDQGLGALVWSPLGWGRLTGKIRRGAPLPESSRLHETASFGPPVDEEHLYRVVDALEDVARQLDKTVAQVALNWLTGRPTVSSIIMGARNEEQLRQNLGAVGWHLTDDQVALLDNASVLTPPYPHFPYHRQEGFARLNPPMVGSKMRGC, translated from the coding sequence TGGAATATCGTTCTCTTGGCCGATCAGGCCTCAAAGTCTCGGTCCTGAGCTTTGGTGCAGGCACGTTTGGAGGGGCAGGTCCCCTTTTCAGTGCGTGGGGCACGACCGATGTCTCCGAGGCAAGGCGACTTATCGATATCTGCGTTGAAGCAGGCGTTAATCTGTTCGATACCGCAGATGTCTACTCGAACGGTGCATCGGAGGAGGTGCTGGGTGCAGCGCTGGAAGGTCGTCGCGAGACCGTGCTGATATCGACGAAGACCAGCCTGCCTATGGGAGAAGGGCCGAACGATGCGGGTTCCTCCAGGTTTCGCTTGATCAGATCGGTCGAAGACGCACTACGCCGGCTTCGGACGGACTATATAGACATCCTGCAACTTCATGCCTACGACGCCCGGACGCCCGTCGAAGAAGTCTTGTCGACCCTTGATACGCTCGTTCGGGCGGGAAAGGTCCGCTACGTCGGCATTTCGAACTTTTCGGGATGGGAAATCATGAAGTCGCTGGCGGTTGCCGACGCGTACGGATGGCCTCGCTACATTACCAATCAGGTTTACTATTCCCTTCTCGGCCGAGACTACGAGTGGGATCTGATGCCACTGGGTATGGATCAAGGCCTTGGAGCACTCGTCTGGAGTCCGCTTGGCTGGGGGCGGCTTACGGGAAAGATTAGGCGCGGCGCTCCCCTGCCGGAGAGCAGTCGTCTTCACGAAACCGCAAGCTTTGGTCCTCCGGTCGATGAGGAGCATCTCTACCGCGTCGTTGATGCCCTTGAAGACGTCGCAAGACAACTCGATAAAACAGTTGCGCAGGTGGCGCTCAACTGGCTTACAGGCCGGCCCACGGTGTCTTCCATTATCATGGGAGCGCGAAACGAAGAGCAGCTCCGGCAGAACCTCGGAGCGGTCGGTTGGCATCTCACCGATGATCAGGTTGCTCTCCTGGACAATGCGAGCGTCTTGACGCCGCCATATCCGCATTTCCCCTATCATCGTCAGGAGGGCTTTGCCCGTCTTAATCCGCCGATGGTAGGTTCCAAGATGCGTGGATGTTGA